A window of the Lactuca sativa cultivar Salinas chromosome 5, Lsat_Salinas_v11, whole genome shotgun sequence genome harbors these coding sequences:
- the LOC111878186 gene encoding uncharacterized protein LOC111878186 isoform X2 has product MRWEDSDYPSSPGTPSTLLILVLIMYNVLDAWKIDDTYHSFSSQPFKIRYARYYILLSVMIAFNSSQGLKKEKKKGARRRGVEQRSKGKSEFFEDFLEVTPAAIHEFRISPKALLGLHSYCPIHFDAFHVVLIDTIVYISLLKGGVHTMKTPSRNNSPSHEEASSDNKYDKEKRAFLIPRANLLQELRNHGNNTNGTNTKDGLIQKGWSPPYKITSKLIKI; this is encoded by the exons ATGAGATGGGAAGATAGCGACTATCCATCTTCTCCGGGAACTCCTTCAACG CTCCTGATCTTGGTTCTCATAATGTATAATGTATTGGATGCTTGGAAGATTGATGACACATACCATAGCTTTTCATCACAACCTTTCAAGATTCGATATGCAAGATATTATATTCTTCTATCAGTCATGATAGCTTTCAACTCATCTCAGG gcttgaagaaggagaagaagaaaggagcaaggagaagaggtgtagagcaaagatccaagggcaaatcagagttctttgag GACTTTTTGGAAGTAACCCCTGCTGCAATTCATGAGTTCAGAATTTCACCCAAAGCTCTTCTTGGACTACATTCATATTGTCCTATTCATTTTGATGCTTTCCATGTTGTGCTTATTGATACCATTGTCTACATCAGCTTACTAAAAGGTGGTGTTCATACCATGAAGACACCAAG TCGTAACAATTCTCCTAGTCATGAAGAAGCTTCCAGTGACAACAAGTATGACAAGGAAAAACGT GCATTTTTAATTCCACGTGCAAATTTGCTTCAAGAGCTAAGAAACCACGGAAACAACACAAATGGTACAAACACAAAAG ATGGCTTGATTCAAAAGGGATGGTCTCCACCATACAAGATAACAAGTAAACTTATAAAAATATAG
- the LOC111878186 gene encoding uncharacterized protein LOC111878186 isoform X1, protein MRWEDSDYPSSPGTPSTLLILVLIMYNVLDAWKIDDTYHSFSSQPFKIRYARYYILLSVMIAFNSSQGLKKEKKKGARRRGVEQRSKGKSEFFEDFLEVTPAAIHEFRISPKALLGLHSYCPIHFDAFHVVLIDTIVYISLLKGGVHTMKTPSRNNSPSHEEASSDNKYDKEKRAFLIPRANLLQELRNHGNNTNGTNTKVLLINNNLLLILYVCLITCFTSEKIVLELSFIAFLHEI, encoded by the exons ATGAGATGGGAAGATAGCGACTATCCATCTTCTCCGGGAACTCCTTCAACG CTCCTGATCTTGGTTCTCATAATGTATAATGTATTGGATGCTTGGAAGATTGATGACACATACCATAGCTTTTCATCACAACCTTTCAAGATTCGATATGCAAGATATTATATTCTTCTATCAGTCATGATAGCTTTCAACTCATCTCAGG gcttgaagaaggagaagaagaaaggagcaaggagaagaggtgtagagcaaagatccaagggcaaatcagagttctttgag GACTTTTTGGAAGTAACCCCTGCTGCAATTCATGAGTTCAGAATTTCACCCAAAGCTCTTCTTGGACTACATTCATATTGTCCTATTCATTTTGATGCTTTCCATGTTGTGCTTATTGATACCATTGTCTACATCAGCTTACTAAAAGGTGGTGTTCATACCATGAAGACACCAAG TCGTAACAATTCTCCTAGTCATGAAGAAGCTTCCAGTGACAACAAGTATGACAAGGAAAAACGT GCATTTTTAATTCCACGTGCAAATTTGCTTCAAGAGCTAAGAAACCACGGAAACAACACAAATGGTACAAACACAAAAG TCTTACTGATAAACAACAACTTGTTGCTGATTCTTTACGTATGTTTAATAACTTGCTTCACTTCTGAAAAAATTGTCCTAGAACTTTCTTTTATTGCTTTTCTCCATGAAATTTAG